Proteins encoded together in one Gemmatimonadota bacterium DH-78 window:
- a CDS encoding phosphodiester glycosidase family protein, translating into MRARLARGPLLAGLATIVAAGCGSDPGASLPSAVAEAFPPDTLRSREVSQGVRYHYLWAPEGPFAIHLVEVSLDRCGLDFDVGLANADGTPGLRRVTEIAAASAEERPVLVAVNGDFFTAEGHPVGTTVRRGDVHRDQLRPAFAWRRGDGAWIGPVEVDSGRLTGAGWAVDEGEVDVVSGFPEVLDGGVRVGDLGVADNPSFAAARHPRTAVAVDSVRGRLWLIVADGRQGEYATGLTLPELAVLAEALGAAEAINLDGGGSSVMVIEGAVVSRPSDATGERAVANALLLVADPAGCRSGR; encoded by the coding sequence GTGCGTGCGCGTCTCGCCCGGGGACCGCTGCTCGCGGGGCTGGCGACGATCGTGGCGGCCGGGTGCGGATCCGACCCGGGTGCCTCGCTTCCCTCGGCGGTGGCGGAGGCGTTTCCGCCCGACACCCTGCGGAGTCGCGAGGTGTCCCAGGGGGTGCGGTACCACTACCTGTGGGCTCCGGAAGGGCCGTTCGCGATCCATCTGGTGGAAGTGTCCCTCGATCGATGCGGTCTCGACTTCGACGTCGGGCTGGCGAATGCCGACGGCACGCCGGGACTGCGGCGGGTGACCGAGATCGCGGCGGCATCCGCGGAGGAACGCCCGGTGCTCGTGGCGGTGAACGGGGACTTCTTCACGGCCGAAGGCCACCCGGTGGGCACCACGGTGCGCCGGGGTGACGTCCATCGCGACCAGCTGCGACCGGCCTTCGCGTGGCGGCGCGGCGACGGTGCCTGGATCGGCCCCGTGGAGGTGGACTCCGGACGGCTCACGGGAGCGGGATGGGCCGTGGACGAGGGGGAGGTGGACGTGGTCTCGGGGTTTCCGGAGGTGCTCGACGGAGGCGTCCGGGTCGGCGACCTCGGGGTGGCCGACAACCCGTCGTTCGCGGCCGCCCGACACCCGCGCACCGCCGTCGCGGTCGATTCGGTGCGGGGGCGCCTGTGGTTGATCGTGGCCGACGGGCGTCAGGGCGAGTACGCCACCGGTCTCACCCTGCCCGAGCTCGCCGTGCTCGCCGAGGCGCTCGGCGCGGCCGAGGCGATCAACCTCGACGGAGGCGGTTCGTCGGTCATGGTGATCGAGGGCGCGGTGGTGAGCCGTCCGAGCGACGCCACCGGCGAACGGGCCGTGGCGAACGCCCTTCTCCTGGTGGCCGACCCCGCAGGGTGCCGGAGCGGGCGTTGA
- a CDS encoding ABC transporter permease, with the protein MKLALEIIAVALAAIRANALRSFLTTLGIIIGVSAVITMVALGEGAQQSVEEQIQRMGTNVLTIRPGQSTFGGVSREGTQRLTVDDATALKAASGGVMQVAPEVSSRSQLSYLRWNSNNTAVGTWPEYFDIYDHEITHGRVFNEGEVQGRRRVAVLGYSVPEQLSTPPELLIGKTIQMSGQPFEVIGILAEKGEAAWIRPDEQVFVPVSTAMYRLFGGRDRLSSIYVATATPEDLDFAYGEIDRVLRREHRIRPGDDADFNIRNSADLLSTFNETNQTFTYLLAGIAAVSLLVGGIGIMNIMLVSVTERTREVGVRKALGATRKAIMFQFLIEALVLCFLGGVMGVLGGYGASRIMSSAMGWDSVVAPEAVVAALVFSAGIGLFFGIWPAQRAAKLDPIDALRYE; encoded by the coding sequence ATGAAGCTCGCACTCGAAATCATCGCGGTCGCCCTGGCGGCCATCCGGGCCAACGCGCTCCGTTCGTTCCTGACCACGCTGGGCATCATCATCGGTGTGTCTGCCGTGATCACGATGGTCGCGCTCGGCGAGGGCGCCCAGCAGTCGGTGGAGGAGCAGATCCAGCGGATGGGTACGAACGTGCTCACGATCCGCCCGGGTCAGTCCACCTTCGGCGGGGTGAGCCGCGAGGGCACCCAGCGCCTCACCGTCGACGACGCCACCGCCCTCAAGGCGGCGAGCGGCGGGGTGATGCAGGTCGCGCCGGAGGTGAGCTCGCGCTCGCAGCTGTCGTACCTGCGCTGGAACTCCAACAACACCGCGGTGGGCACCTGGCCCGAGTACTTCGACATCTACGACCACGAGATCACCCACGGCCGGGTGTTCAACGAGGGCGAGGTGCAGGGTCGTCGCCGTGTGGCGGTTCTGGGCTACTCCGTGCCGGAGCAGCTGAGCACGCCCCCGGAGCTGCTGATCGGCAAGACCATCCAGATGAGCGGCCAGCCCTTCGAGGTGATCGGCATTCTCGCCGAGAAGGGAGAGGCGGCCTGGATCCGGCCCGACGAGCAGGTGTTCGTGCCGGTGTCGACGGCCATGTACCGGCTCTTCGGCGGGCGCGATCGGCTGAGTTCGATCTACGTGGCCACGGCCACTCCCGAGGATCTGGACTTCGCGTACGGCGAGATCGATCGAGTGCTCCGCCGCGAGCACCGCATCCGCCCCGGCGACGACGCCGACTTCAACATCCGCAACTCCGCCGACCTGCTCTCGACCTTCAATGAGACCAACCAGACCTTCACCTACCTGCTGGCGGGCATCGCCGCGGTGAGTCTGCTGGTGGGTGGCATCGGCATCATGAACATCATGCTGGTGAGCGTCACCGAGCGAACCCGCGAGGTGGGTGTGCGGAAGGCGCTCGGAGCCACCCGCAAGGCGATCATGTTCCAGTTCCTGATCGAGGCGCTGGTGCTCTGCTTCCTCGGCGGGGTGATGGGGGTGCTCGGCGGGTACGGCGCCTCGCGCATCATGTCGAGTGCCATGGGGTGGGACTCCGTTGTAGCGCCCGAAGCGGTGGTCGCCGCCCTGGTCTTCTCTGCGGGCATCGGGCTGTTCTTCGGAATCTGGCCTGCCCAGCGCGCTGCGAAGCTCGACCCGATCGACGCGCTGCGCTACGAATAG
- a CDS encoding efflux RND transporter periplasmic adaptor subunit — translation MMIKRFSVLALALAGAACSTGESAPAAAFQTASATRGNLRITAEATGTIEPIRTVEVKSKAGGEILEMLVDVGDEVEPGTLMARVDPRDVQNRYDQAKADFEVAQASFSNAQAQFERNQQLLDAGVITQQEFESSNLQYANAQASLTRAQTNFDLAELQLNDVTIRAPLAGTVLTRNVEEGSVIQSASGNVSGGTALFTMAELSSMRVRTLVDETDLGDLRAGMAATVTVEAYPDRTFRGEVEKIEPQAVVQSNVTMFPVIITLDNTSGLLKSGMNAEVEILIDQADDVILIPNNTVVTMQDATAAASALGLDATSIDVQALRSSLPSATGGGAPAGGGAPDMASLRAQVESGEISQDSVRALMASMRGSGGQRGQSADPAEPRAAVVFVMNAQGVPEAKAVMIALNDWDNTQVVSGLDEGTEIAVLGAAQLQAAQAAQLEQMRNRMGGGSPFGGGGRR, via the coding sequence ATGATGATCAAGCGTTTCAGCGTGCTGGCCCTCGCACTGGCCGGTGCCGCGTGCAGCACCGGCGAGTCGGCGCCTGCCGCCGCTTTCCAGACCGCCTCCGCCACGCGGGGCAACCTTCGGATCACGGCCGAGGCCACGGGTACGATCGAGCCGATCCGTACCGTGGAGGTGAAGTCGAAGGCCGGCGGTGAGATCCTCGAGATGCTGGTCGACGTGGGCGACGAGGTCGAGCCCGGCACGCTCATGGCCCGGGTCGACCCGCGCGACGTGCAGAACCGCTATGACCAGGCCAAGGCCGACTTCGAGGTGGCGCAGGCCAGCTTCTCGAACGCGCAGGCCCAGTTCGAGCGCAACCAGCAGCTGCTCGACGCCGGGGTGATCACGCAGCAGGAATTCGAGTCGTCGAATCTGCAGTACGCGAATGCCCAGGCGAGCCTCACGCGGGCCCAGACCAACTTCGACCTGGCCGAGCTGCAGCTCAACGACGTGACGATCCGGGCGCCGCTCGCAGGTACCGTCCTCACCCGCAACGTGGAAGAGGGCTCGGTGATCCAGTCGGCGTCGGGCAACGTGTCGGGTGGTACGGCGCTGTTCACCATGGCCGAGTTGTCGTCGATGCGCGTGCGCACTCTGGTCGACGAAACCGACCTCGGCGACCTGCGGGCCGGAATGGCGGCCACCGTCACGGTCGAGGCCTATCCCGACCGCACCTTCCGGGGTGAAGTGGAGAAGATCGAGCCGCAGGCCGTGGTGCAGTCCAACGTGACCATGTTTCCGGTGATCATCACCCTGGACAACACCTCCGGGTTGTTGAAATCGGGCATGAACGCCGAGGTCGAGATCCTCATCGATCAGGCCGACGACGTGATCCTGATTCCGAACAACACCGTGGTCACGATGCAGGATGCCACGGCGGCCGCCTCGGCCCTCGGGCTCGATGCGACCTCGATCGACGTGCAGGCCCTGCGCAGCAGCCTGCCGTCGGCAACGGGTGGAGGCGCGCCTGCGGGCGGCGGTGCGCCCGACATGGCGAGCCTGCGGGCTCAGGTGGAGTCGGGCGAGATCTCGCAGGATTCCGTGCGCGCGCTGATGGCCTCCATGCGGGGCTCCGGCGGGCAGCGCGGACAGTCGGCGGATCCCGCGGAACCGCGGGCCGCCGTGGTGTTCGTGATGAACGCCCAGGGGGTGCCCGAGGCCAAGGCCGTCATGATCGCGCTGAACGACTGGGACAACACCCAGGTCGTTTCGGGGCTCGACGAGGGCACCGAGATCGCAGTGCTCGGCGCCGCGCAGCTCCAGGCCGCTCAGGCGGCGCAGCTCGAACAGATGCGCAACCGCATGGGTGGCGGCAGCCCCTTCGGCGGCGGCGGACGCCGCTGA
- a CDS encoding ABC transporter ATP-binding protein translates to MDIIRTEGIEKFYHLGAETVRAVRGIDLLIQKEEFVAVMGPSGSGKSTFMNVLGCLDTPTAGKYWLNGQQVSELTEDDLARVRNREIGFVFQTFNLLPRVSCLHNVELPLIYAGVPAKERRERAAEKLELVGLGDRMDHKPPEISGGQRQRVAIARALVNEPALLLADEPTGNLDSATSVEVMDIFTTLNRQGQTIVLVTHESDIAEYAKRQVHLRDGVIERDFLNEPTGVA, encoded by the coding sequence ATGGACATCATTCGGACCGAAGGCATCGAGAAGTTCTACCACCTGGGTGCGGAGACGGTGCGCGCGGTGCGCGGAATCGACCTGCTCATCCAGAAGGAGGAATTCGTTGCCGTGATGGGCCCCTCGGGCTCCGGCAAGAGCACCTTCATGAATGTGCTCGGGTGCCTCGACACCCCCACCGCCGGCAAGTACTGGCTGAACGGTCAGCAGGTGAGCGAACTGACCGAAGACGACCTCGCCCGCGTGCGGAATCGCGAGATCGGTTTCGTCTTCCAGACCTTCAACCTCCTCCCGCGCGTGAGCTGCCTCCACAACGTCGAGCTCCCGCTCATCTACGCCGGCGTGCCGGCGAAGGAGCGCCGCGAGCGCGCGGCCGAGAAGCTCGAGCTGGTGGGTCTCGGAGACCGCATGGACCACAAGCCGCCGGAGATATCGGGCGGTCAGCGCCAGCGGGTGGCCATCGCCCGCGCCCTGGTGAACGAGCCGGCGCTGCTCCTCGCCGACGAGCCCACCGGGAACCTCGATTCGGCTACCTCGGTGGAGGTGATGGACATCTTCACCACGCTGAATCGCCAGGGCCAGACCATCGTGCTCGTCACGCACGAGTCGGACATCGCCGAGTACGCCAAGCGACAGGTGCACCTGCGCGACGGCGTGATCGAGAGAGACTTTCTGAACGAACCCACCGGAGTTGCATGA
- a CDS encoding sigma-70 family RNA polymerase sigma factor: protein MTAHHEPSDAVLVRRIRTGDDGAYGALVGRYMKSAYAVAYSVTGRHEDAEDAVQESFLVALQRLDECRNPERFAGWLLTIVRNRSRNLVRRESLRSADPIPPGTSNRGPGPDRVTEQVELREQLQEALETLPPVQREIVLLHDLEGWKHREIADRLDLPSGTVRSHLHFARKALRSVLGGSLNLSER from the coding sequence ATGACGGCGCATCACGAACCGAGTGACGCAGTCCTGGTTCGCCGGATCCGCACCGGTGACGATGGCGCCTACGGCGCTCTCGTCGGGCGCTACATGAAGTCCGCCTACGCGGTCGCCTATTCGGTCACCGGGCGCCACGAGGATGCGGAGGACGCGGTTCAGGAGTCGTTCCTGGTCGCGTTGCAGCGGCTCGACGAGTGCAGGAATCCGGAGCGGTTCGCCGGGTGGTTGCTCACCATCGTGCGCAACCGTTCGCGCAACCTCGTGCGAAGGGAGTCGCTCCGGTCGGCGGATCCGATCCCGCCGGGCACGTCGAACCGTGGGCCCGGGCCGGACCGGGTGACGGAGCAGGTGGAGTTGAGGGAGCAGTTGCAGGAAGCCCTCGAGACCCTGCCCCCGGTCCAGCGGGAGATCGTGCTTCTGCACGATCTGGAGGGGTGGAAACATCGTGAGATCGCAGATCGCCTCGACCTGCCGTCGGGCACGGTCCGATCCCACCTGCACTTCGCCCGGAAGGCGCTGAGAAGCGTGCTGGGCGGGTCATTGAACCTGAGTGAACGCTGA
- a CDS encoding 6-carboxytetrahydropterin synthase has protein sequence MNPADPTSAAPSPTLTRRIRFRASHAYGRDEWDSARNRATFGDQLRPHEHDWVVEATVAGALDPDTGWVVDLAELDGALEEIRGRLAGRDVREAVPEHFGPGARQPSTEELARWVWSTLADRLQGEVSLARVRVAESDDLWAECVAQTGGTR, from the coding sequence ATGAATCCAGCCGACCCGACCTCCGCTGCCCCGAGCCCGACGCTCACCCGGCGCATCCGCTTCCGGGCTTCGCACGCGTACGGACGAGACGAGTGGGACTCCGCGCGGAACCGGGCGACCTTCGGGGATCAGCTGCGCCCGCACGAGCACGACTGGGTGGTCGAGGCGACCGTCGCGGGCGCGCTGGATCCGGACACGGGCTGGGTGGTGGATCTCGCCGAGCTCGATGGGGCCCTCGAGGAGATTCGGGGCCGCCTGGCGGGCCGCGATGTTCGCGAGGCGGTACCGGAGCACTTCGGACCCGGGGCGCGGCAGCCGTCCACGGAGGAACTCGCGCGGTGGGTGTGGAGCACCCTCGCGGACCGTCTGCAGGGAGAGGTGTCCCTCGCGCGCGTGCGCGTGGCCGAGTCCGACGATCTCTGGGCCGAGTGCGTCGCGCAGACGGGGGGTACCCGGTGA
- a CDS encoding type II secretion system protein — MIPTYETTTTACGRRRRPARGFTLVEMLTVMALVVIVMGIALPAIDVARFRLDGEVQSLALMINSSQRLAVLRQYDIVLAFDESEDRIRLHHDENNDGVMDSGEELRFIQLEEEVVFGRGGADALPEGGDEITFTERQDGLPSMTFRRNGSASETGVIYLTSLVASRTSGHSEHTRAIAIERATGQVTCLSYRTSDWEIGC, encoded by the coding sequence ATGATTCCCACATACGAAACCACGACCACCGCGTGTGGCCGACGTCGCCGACCGGCGCGCGGCTTCACCCTCGTGGAGATGCTCACCGTGATGGCCCTCGTGGTCATCGTCATGGGCATCGCGCTGCCCGCCATCGACGTGGCTCGCTTCCGCCTCGACGGAGAGGTCCAGAGCCTCGCGCTCATGATCAACTCGTCGCAGCGGCTGGCGGTGCTTCGCCAGTACGACATCGTCCTCGCCTTCGACGAATCGGAGGATCGCATCCGGCTCCACCACGACGAGAACAACGACGGCGTGATGGACTCGGGTGAAGAGCTCCGCTTCATCCAGCTCGAGGAGGAAGTGGTCTTCGGGCGCGGCGGCGCCGACGCGCTCCCCGAGGGCGGAGACGAGATCACCTTCACCGAGCGGCAGGACGGTCTGCCCTCGATGACCTTCCGGCGCAACGGCAGCGCCAGCGAGACGGGCGTGATCTACCTCACGTCGCTCGTGGCGTCGCGGACCTCCGGTCACAGCGAGCACACGCGCGCCATCGCGATCGAGCGGGCCACCGGCCAGGTGACCTGCCTGTCGTACCGTACCTCGGACTGGGAGATCGGATGTTGA
- a CDS encoding prepilin-type N-terminal cleavage/methylation domain-containing protein gives MLKHDSAPHSRVQREGGFTLVEVTIALVILAVAVLGMAASAGVLGRYSAEAEVRALAMQAVQDRISLVKVDPRYTELEDLYGGEENDLPGLDGYTRKTTVTRINQTTTGGGTIDYKVISVVVSGGALSAPLSRRFTVGAP, from the coding sequence ATGTTGAAGCACGATTCGGCCCCGCACTCGCGCGTGCAGCGTGAAGGGGGCTTCACCCTGGTGGAGGTCACCATCGCTCTGGTGATCCTCGCCGTGGCCGTGCTCGGCATGGCCGCCTCCGCCGGCGTGCTGGGGCGCTACTCGGCCGAAGCCGAGGTCCGCGCGCTCGCCATGCAGGCGGTGCAGGACCGCATCTCGCTGGTGAAGGTGGACCCGCGGTACACCGAACTCGAGGACCTGTACGGCGGGGAGGAGAACGACCTGCCCGGCCTCGACGGCTACACCCGCAAGACGACCGTCACCCGGATCAACCAGACGACCACGGGCGGCGGCACCATCGACTACAAGGTGATCAGCGTGGTGGTGAGCGGAGGCGCGCTTTCGGCTCCCCTCTCGCGACGCTTCACCGTGGGGGCCCCATGA